A single window of Labrus mixtus chromosome 23, fLabMix1.1, whole genome shotgun sequence DNA harbors:
- the LOC132958413 gene encoding transmembrane protein 151B, which yields MQTEEETATAEEPILEEGSGREQQRPLQQSLASSLCRESHWKCLLLTLLMYGCFATLAWCAVCRVPVLGSSSIPIGGDDKATSPAAAYYHDIPHLESPCSSGYVYIPLAFLAMLYVVYLVECWHCFSKTAMLAHAEFQEVYERVQRLQQATPCIWWKAISYHYVRRTRQVTRYRNGDAYTTTQVYHERVNTHASSSEFDYARYGVKDVSKELLDLQLHPAVRLRFTKCFSFSSARAEAAYLTQRARFFGENEGLDDYMEAREGMHLKNVDFREHILAFPDPTNQPWFSRHRVFWVASAFLLSWPLRVVSEYRTAYVHYHVEKLFGEDEDGGGGGGGGPGGGGRVDGVTGGTENGIHPGGIGIGIGLNGTSYRAISRVNTVDMTELEWHIRCNQQMVPSYSEALLMDLDISGGTNNTASTPISGPPCTTPNQGNNPPPLALPVVFNSAYLLQSCPRCRRTTSSSSLPSRLRAPMGTTALLNATVAGIRNAGQGGGGIGGRLVLSRSGFSLGRLGGGRQNSLLHSRSMGGGLGGSREDGGGSGGGGGGGGGGGGGGFLGLGSRQDNEETRGVLEGEGDDDEEQEEEEEVRMREDGNRERDEDAEQESGGGSEGREGSGGGRERPPSYQDAFFFPVLIIHGEESCHAGDDM from the exons ATGCagacggaggaggagacggCCACCGCTGAAGAGCCCATTTTGGAGGAAGGGTCAGGACGAGAGCAG CAACGGCCACTCCAGCAGTCTCTGGCCTCCTCCCTGTGTCGGGAATCCCATTGGAAGTGCCTCCTCCTGACCCTCCTCATGTACGGCTGCTTCGCCACGCTCGCCTGGTGCGCCGTCTGTCGTGTTCCTGTTCTTGGCTCCTCCTCCATACCTATCGGCGGTGACGACAAGGCCACGTCGCCGGCCGCGGCCTACTATCATGACATCCCACACTTGGAGAGCCCGTGTTCCAGCGGCTATGTCTACATCCCCCTGGCCTTCCTGGCTATGCTGTATGTGGTTTACCTGGTGGAGTGTTGGCACTGCTTTTCTAAGACGGCAATGTTGGCTCATGCTGAAttccag GAAGTGTATGAGCGTGTGCAGAGACTTCAGCAGGCCACGCCCTGCATTTGGTGGAAAGCCATCAGCTATCACTATGTGAGGAGGACCAGACAGGTGACAAGATACCGCAATGGAGATGCATATACCACCACACAG GTCTACCACGAGCGAGTGAACACTCATGCCTCCAGTTCAGAGTTTGACTACGCCCGCTATGGAGTCAAAGACGTCTCAAAGGAGCTGCTGGACCTGCAGCTGCACCCTGCTGTCCGACTCCGTTTCACCAAGTGTTTCAG CTTCTCCAGTGCACGTGCTGAAGCTGCCTACCTCACCCAG CGAGCACGCTTCTTCGGGGAGAATGAGGGACTCGACGACTACATGGAGGCCAGGGAGGGAATGCACCTGAAGAACGTGGATTTCCGAGAGCACATCTTGGCCTTCCCGGACCCTACTAACCAGCCGTGGTTTTCTCGACACAGGGTCTTCTGGGTGGCTTCTGCTTTCCTCCTGTCGTGGCCGCTGCGGGTGGTGTCAGAATACCGCACAGCATATGTCCACTACCACGTGGAGAAGCTGTTCGGGGAAGACGAGGACGGAGgcggaggtggtggtggagggccAGGTGGAGGCGGCAGGGTGGATGGGGTTACAGGAGGGACTGAGAATGGGATCCACCCCGGAGGGATTGGGATTGGAATCGGTCTAAACGGGACGAGTTACAGAGCTATCTCTCGGGTCAACACAGTGGACATGACAGAGTTGGAGTGGCACATCCGCTGTAACCAACAGATGGTCCCGAGCTACTCTGAAGCTCTTCTTATGGACTTGGACATAAGCGGGGGGACAAATAATACAGCCTCTACCCCGATCTCCGGTCCTCCCTGCACCACCCCAAACCAGGGGAACAACCCGCCTCCTCTCGCTCTGCCTGTGGTGTTTAACTCGGCATACCTCCTCCAGAGCTGCCCCAGATGCAGGAGGACCACGTCCAGCTCCAGTCTTCCCTCCAGGCTACGGGCCCCAATGGGAACAACTGCCCTCCTGAACGCTACAGTGGCAGGAATCAGGAACGCAGGGCAGGGAGGTGGGGGCATAGGAGGAAGGTTGGTGCTCAGTCGGAGCGGATTCTCTTTAGGGAGACTCGGAGGAGGTCGCCAAAACAGCTTGTTGCACTCAAGAAGCATGGGAGGAGGCCTGGGAGGAAGTAGAGAAGATGGAGGTGGaagtgggggaggaggaggaggaggaggagggggcggaggtGGAGGATTCCTCGGGTTAGGTTCAAGGCAGGACAATGAGGAGACAAGAGGAGTGCTTGAAGGCGAAGGGGATGATgacgaggagcaggaggaggaggaggaggtgaggatgagggAAGATGGGAATAGAGAGAGGGACGAAGACGCAGAGCAAGAGAGCGGAGGAGGAAgcgaggggagggaggggagcggtggagggagggagcgtCCTCCATCCTACCAGGACGCATTCTTCTTCCCTGTCCTCATTATACACGGAGAAGAGAGCTGCCACGCTGGAGACGACATGTGa